A segment of the Macrotis lagotis isolate mMagLag1 chromosome 8, bilby.v1.9.chrom.fasta, whole genome shotgun sequence genome:
AGAAAAGGACGATAATTAAAGGTAGTCTCctgaggaggggaagagaggagaggaaagtggGGCCTGCTCTGAGGAAGGGGAGACACTGTAAGAGGCTACAAGAGGTGAAATAAGCACAAAGGAGAGCCCCAGACAGGTGGTCCCCGGGACGGGGCTGCTTTATTTTCTGCTGCTCACACATAACCATGCTGCTTAACACAAAGATCCAACCATCGCTTACTGAGACCACTATTCAGATGTGACATAGCCCTTGACAGTCACTCAGCTAGAATCTGCAGGACAACAGGCAGTCTGTGGGATGGCAGAGTGCAGCATCAAGTGAGAAGCCTGCCATCGCTTCCCAGCCCGGCCACCTCACAGGTCGATCTGCTGCTCTAGGACTTGATTTCCTCCTTCAGGAGAGGGGGCCAAAAAAATACTATGTTCAGGCCCTCCTTCACAGGGCTGTGTAAACCTGAAAGTGCTACGGAAACAACAGGATGGCCATTGTCATCTCCACGGCCTTCTCTGCTGGGTGTGCTTTTGGAACTCAGATTAGCACTTTCTAATAAGGAAGGCTCAAAAAAAATAGGGTGAGGCTGAGGGAatctcttcatcttcagactTCCCCGAGGGAGCAGCACCGACAGCTTCAGGCACCGCAAAGATTTCAGGGCAGACTTCTCATGAGCTCCTCGGTCCATTCTTTGGGATCCTTCCCAGCACTCTTGCCTTCTTTTTATCCTCAGCTAAAAGGCCATGAAACTGACCCCATCAGATCTCCTTTGTCATCCAAAATATGGGGCGGCCCCGAATGTCCCTGTATGGTGTCTCCACAAGACTCTGCTGTGGGGAGTCTGTGGGGGAGAGAGCTGGAGGGCTGAGAAGTGGGGCAggtaatgggggagggggagggggtgcAGGGGGCAGATTGGGCCCAGGTGGGGAGTGAGAAATAGAGGGGATCCCTGCAGTGTCCCTGCAGGGGCTGGGGACTTTAGGCTTTGGAGGACTGGCAGGCTGGCTGGCAGGCTGGAAGGCCTGAAGGATAGCAGCAGACAGAGGGCTACTGAAGGCAATGCCCTGCACTGGCTCCCCGAGCTTGTAGCCCAGGTGGGCATAGAAATGCTGTTTGTCGTGGGTGGTCAGGTGGAGCCGACAAAAGCCCCGGGCCTTGGCAAAGGCCTCAGTGGCCTCCATGAGGCGTCGGCCAAACCCCTGACCCCGAAGTGCCCGAGCCACAACCACGGTTTCGACCAGTAGGCTGTGATCGTGGGCGGCGACTCGGGAAAGGCGGGAATGGCCCAGGACGGTGGGCAAAGCGCCAGGCGCAGGGGGTGGCCCCAGCAGGGCTAAGCACAGGGGAAAGGAATCTGAAGACTGGCCCAGCGAGTGCAGGCGCGAGGCTCGACTCCGGGGCCACTCCTGGTTGATGAGGTCAGCACAGGCATCTAGGAGCTCTGGACGCAGGTGGGCTGGCTCCAGGGTCAGCCCTTCGAGGCCAGGGCCTGAAGCCAAGGAGGACAAAGAGGCCATCATCCAGCTGCTGGTCAGGAGCCGCGCTTCCCTCGGGGGTCTATGCCCAATTCTCCATTCTCCTGTGGAGGGGCCAGAGCCGAGGTTTCACAAAATCTCCACAGGTCAGGGCTGAACGGGACCTCAAGGGTCATCTGGTGCAAAGTCCTCCTGCACAAGAACGCCCTCTGCAGCATCCCAGACAAATGGAGACTCAGCTTCCACTAACCAGGAGAGCTCTGTGAAGCTCACTCCCTAGTGGGCAGCTCCCACTCTTAGGGAATTTGTTCCTTACTAAATTTTACCTAATGCTACCTTTATGTAGTTTCCCAAATCCCCAGTGCTTCTCATTCTGCTCCCTGGGGCTCCATGCATTTAATCTTTTTCTGCTGGACAgcttttcagatatttgaagacagagATCATACCACTGCTCCTCCCCGATTCCCCAGTTCTCTTGTCCAGGCAAAACAATATCCACCCCTCCTTCCTTCAACCAGACCTTTTATGGTCTGGTCTCTGGTGGGTCCCTAGCctagttttggtttgttttttttttcccccagtgtgAACTCAGTTCAGGAAGGAAAACttctatgaaataaatattacCCTCCTATAAATTCCCAAAAGGTCCAAAGCAAATTTATTTTTGGATTAACTGTGGGTTTGGGATTAATTATTTATACCATTCAGCCAGTTTTGTTGGAATCCTCGGCCGGCTGATGAAAAGTTACTGACAAGGACAGGTTCCCCCCAGCCTTCCCCAAGCCCTAAATAGAAGcctcaccttcccctcccccagcccatTTCAGTTCATGGGAGGAAGGACTGAGAAGATGGACACTGGATTCAAGAATCTCAGCCTTCCCTAACCTCCACCAAGAGATCACCTTGAGCAGGGAAATCAAGGCTCCCAGAAAGGCGGAGGATCGGtatgaaagggagagagagaatggctCAGAGCCCCTAAGActgaatggggggaggggggaaacagAGGCTGGGCCTCCTCCCTCATGAGGGGCACAGAGCATCTCATGTCTTGGGTTGACTTCTGCTTTTCTCCAGAGGATTGCAAAGCTGCATAGATAAGGGCACCCCGCTTCCTTCCCACACAGGCTAGGTCCCAACGGCCAGTCAGGGGGACCCTCACCCCCCCATCAGGGTCTCCCACACTGTGGTGTCCCCTCACTCTCAAGGTCTGGAGACCAGTGTCTGGACAGTAGGATGTCCAGGCTGTCTGGGGAAGGTAAGAGAATCCATCTCCCTGGCTCCTGCCTCATCCCAGGAGGGAGATGGCTGATTCGAGGATTCCCCAGGATGGGTCCAGCCAGCGTCCTCATCAAAGGCTGGCCTCAGGAGTCCTGAGCTCAAAGGACCACAGACCAGCAGCGATGGGCCGGCCGAGAAACTGGCCAAGCCCACacccccatttaacagatgggaAAAGGGATTTCGGGAGGATTCTAAAACCGGCCGGGTCagcattcccattttacagttggggaaactgagtcctggaGCCCGAAGGAGTTTAAGCCAGGTCAGGCAGGACTAGCTGGGTCAGAGCGGGGCCAGGACCCCCCCAGACCTGGCCCCAGCCCCCTCTGccatccccttctccctccccatcatCCTGTTTAAACACCTACCTCCGGGGGCTTCGGGCAAGGAAAGGGAGCTGCCTCTTGCCAGCTGCCTCTGCTCCCCTGCTCAGGCTGAACCCCTTCTTGAAAAAGGAAGTTGCTCTTGTGCCACAGGCCTGGGGGCAGCCCTgctgcctgggggggggggggctgggggctGGGCGGGACGGCCTGATAACGAGGCTGCGGGCGGGGGGCCCGGCACCCCTTAagtcctctgcctcagtttccccctttcTAAAGGGGAGGCTGGGCCTGGCCTTCCCTGGGGGGAATCAGGGGCGCTGCCGCAGGGAGGTTCCCAGGGCCCCCCAGATCAGGGATCctgcagacagacagacagacagacagacacatgaCGTGGGGCGGGGCGGGCGGCGACACTGACATGCTGCTCCCGGCTCCTGCTCTCCCcgggcggccccggccccggccccggtccCGGCCCCGGTCCCGGCTCcgctccggccccggccccggtccCGGCCCCGGTCCCGGCCCCTGCTCCGGCCCCCGCGCTCCCCACCCAGCGGAGAGGAGGACGCACAGCAGCTGCTGCTCGGCACCGCCCCTCGCCGGAGGGCCCTGCCAATTGGACGCTGGAGAGTAGGGGCGGGGCGATGGGAGGAGCCACCGCCAGGAGGCTGTGCCCCGGTCTTGTGTGCGCGCACGTGCCCTGCACCGCGAGTGCGCATGCGCCGCGCCCGCGTGGGCGCCCTAGAGCCCTGGGTGTGCACGTGCCCCGCCTCCGGGGGTGTGCGCGTGCGTGTGTGGACGTGTTCTGTGAGTGAACTTGGCCCGAGCTTTGGGAGGTGGCGCTGACTGGGCCTGCGACTTACTTCCGAACCGGGCCCTGGGGCTGGGAAGCCCCAAAGGATCAAAACCCGCTCAGtgccactttttttctttctttttatttttttagatttttgcaagacaatggggttaagtggcttgcccaaggtcacacagctaggtaattattaagtgtggctgaattcgaactcaggtcctcctgacaccagggccagtgttctaaccactgcaccacctagccgcccctcagtgccacttttaaaaattccttctctACCCAAATAAATTTGTGTTTAAGATAACTATAAAGGAGGTGAAAGTCGTCCCTCTGAtgccacctgtgtgaccttgagaaaatcacaGCTCCTGAGCACTGATGCATCTTTCCTGTGAGCCATCTGGggctgtgcccaaagggcaatgggaCTGGGCCTGCCCTTTGACACAGCAACACCAGGCCAGGCTCTGCATGCTGAAGAGACCATGGAAAACGTCAAAATCCTACTGCACCAAAACAttcgtagcagctctttttgcaatggcaaagaattggaagtggAGGAGATGCCCCTGGGTATtactggctgaacaaattgtggtacatgtatatGATGATGGGTATtattggctgaacaaattgtggtacatgtatgtgatgatgggatttcagaaaagcctggaaagacttacagaaTTGCATGAAATGAGCAGACCCAGAGGAACATCATAGACACCACCAACAACACAGTGTAATGATCAACCAAGATGGGCTTGTTTAATTCAGtaggacaataatcaaagacaattttaaaggatttatgatggaaGTTATCATCTATATCTGGAAAAGGAGCCGTGGAAGTTAAATGAAGACctaagcttattatcttcaatttttaaaagttgtcttataactcatcatttctctctccctctctattattttctttcttctgtttggatttgagtcttctctcacaacatgatcaatatggatcgattgtttagcatagttataaatgtagagcctatatctgggggtgggggggaggaagggagggagagagaaaaatgtaaaa
Coding sequences within it:
- the NAA80 gene encoding LOW QUALITY PROTEIN: N-alpha-acetyltransferase 80 (The sequence of the model RefSeq protein was modified relative to this genomic sequence to represent the inferred CDS: inserted 1 base in 1 codon); amino-acid sequence: MLQRAFLCRRTLHQMTLEVPFSPDLWRFCETSALAPPQENGELGIDPRGKRXLLTSSWMMASLSSLASGPGLEGLTLEPAHLRPELLDACADLINQEWPRSRASRLHSLGQSSDSFPLCLALLGPPPAPGALPTVLGHSRLSRVAAHDHSLLVETVVVARALRGQGFGRRLMEATEAFAKARGFCRLHLTTHDKQHFYAHLGYKLGEPVQGIAFSSPLSAAILQAFQPASQPASPPKPKVPSPCRDTAGIPSISHSPPGPNLPPAPPPPPPLPAPLLSPPALSPTDSPQQSLVETPYRDIRGRPIFWMTKEI